A window of the Helianthus annuus cultivar XRQ/B chromosome 4, HanXRQr2.0-SUNRISE, whole genome shotgun sequence genome harbors these coding sequences:
- the LOC110935427 gene encoding coatomer subunit beta-1 produces MEKTCSLLVHFDKGTPALANEIKEALEGHDDAAKVDAMKKAVMLLLNGETLPQLFITIVRYVLPSEDHTVQKLLLLYLEIIDKTDSKGKILPEMILICQNLRNNLQHPNEYIRGVTLRFLCRLNETEIIEPLIPSILANLEHRHPYIRRNAILAVMAIYKLPQGEQLLVDAPEMIEKVLSTEADQSAKRNAFLMLFTCAQDRAVNYLLTHVDRVSEWGELLQMVVLELIRKVCRANKGEKGKYIKIIISLLSVPSAAVIYECAGTLVSLSSAPTAIKAAANTYCQLLLSQSDNNVKLIVLDRLNELKISHREIMVDMIMDILRALSSPNHDIRRKTLDIVLDLITPRNINEVVLTLKKEVVKTQSGELEKDGEYRQMLIQAIHSCAIKFPEVASTVVHLLMDFLGDSNVASAMDVAVFVREIIETNPKLRVSIITRLLDTFYQIRSARVCSCALWIISEYCLSLSEVESGISTIKQCLGDLPFYMASEEGDANDSSKKSQQVNSITVSSKRPAILADGTYATQSAASETAFSPPTVVNTTLTSGNLRSLLLTGDFFLGAVVACTLTKLVLRLAEVQPSKSEVNKASTQVLLIIVSMLQLGQSSFLPHPIDNDSNDRIVLCIRLLCNPGEEMKKIWLQSCRESFVQMLADKQLRETEELKAKAQVSHAQPDDLIDFYHLKSRKGMSQLELEDEVQDDLKRATGEFVKEGDDANKLNRILQLTGFSDPVYAEAYVTVNHYDIVLDVTVINRTKETLQNLCLELATMGDLKLVERPQNYTLAPESSKQIKANIKVSSTETGVIFGNIVYETSNVMERTVIVLNDIHIDIMDYISPAVCSDAAFRTMWAEFEWENKVAVNTVIQDEKEFLEHIIKSTNMKCLTAPSALEGDCGFLAANLYAKSVFGEDALVNLSIEKQGDGKLSGYIRIRSKTQGIALSLGDKITLKQKGGA; encoded by the exons ATGGAGAAAACATGCTCTCTGCTTGTCCACTTTGACAAAGGAACCCCTGCTCTTGCCAATGAAATCAAGGAAGCTCTTGAAGGCCATGATGATGCTGCAAAAGTCGATGCCATGAAAAAAGCAGTTATGCTTTTACTCAATGGGGAAACCCTGCCACAGCTTTTTATCACTATTGTCCGATATGTTCTCCCTTCAGAGGATCACACTGTCCAGAAGCTACTGCTTCTTTATCTAGAGATCATTGACAAAACAGACTCAAAAGGAAAGATATTGCCTGAGATGATTTTAATCTGCCAAAATCTGCGGAACAATCTCCAACATCCAAATGAATACATTCGTGGTGTTACTCTAAGGTTTCTTTGTCGTCTCAATGAGACAGAGATTATTGAGCCCTTAATCCCATCTATACTGGCTAATCTTGAACACCGCCATCCGTACATAAGAAGGAATGCAATCCTTGCTGTAATGGCAATCTACAAGCTTCCACAGGGTGAACAGCTTCTAGTTGATGCTCCAGAGATGATTGAGAAAGTTCTCTCAACAGAAGCAGATCAATCAGCCAAAAGAAATGCTTTTCTCATGCTTTTCACATGTGCACAGGATCGTGCTGTTAATTACCTTTTGACCCATGTTGACCGAGTGTCTGAATGGGGAGAATTGCTTCAAATGGTTGTGTTGGAGTTGATTCGTAAAGTGTGTAGAGCAAACAAAGGAGAAAAAGGCAAGTATATCAAGATTATCATATCTCTATTAAGCGTTCCTTCTGCTGCTGTAATTTATGAATGTGCTGGAACACTCGTGTCTTTATCATCTGCTCCTACTGCAATTAAGGCTGCAGCCAATACCTACTGCCAGCTACTACTCTCTCAAAGTGACAACAATGTCAAACTTATTGTTCTTGATCGTCTAAACGAACTGAAAATTTCTCACAGGGAGATCATGGTTGATATGATAATGGATATACTCAGGGCTCTTTCAAGCCCTAATCATGATATTAGAAGAAAGACACTCGATATTGTTCTTGATTTAATCACTCCACGAAACATCAATGAAGTCGTTCTTACTTTAAAGAAAGAAGTTGTAAAAACTCAAAGTGGAGAACTAGAAAAAGATGGTGAGTATCGCCAAATGCTCATTCAAGCAATCCATTCGTGTGCTATTAAGTTCCCTGAAGTTGCAAGCACAGTTGTGCATTTGTTAATGGATTTCTTGGGTGATAGTAATGTTGCTTCTGCAATGGATGTCGCTGTCTTTGTAAGGGAAATTATTGAAACAAATCCAAAGTTAAGGGTTTCGATTATAACAAGGTTGTTAGACACTTTCTATCAAATTCGATCTGCACGTGTTTGTTCTTGTGCTCTTTGGATAATCAGCGAGTACTGTCTTTCACTATCAGAAGTTGAAAGTGGGATTTCAACTATAAAACAGTGTCTTGGAGACTTACCATTTTACATGGCTTCAGAAGAAGGAGATGCTAATGATTCTTCCAAGAAATCTCAACAAGTTAACTCTATTACCGTTTCATCTAAAAGGCCAGCTATTCTTGCTGATGGCACTTATGCAACTCAAAGTGCAGCTTCTGAAACCGCTTTTTCACCTCCTACTGTGGTCAACACAACTTTGACTTCAGGGAATTTGAGATCTCTTCTTCTAACTGGTGATTTCTTCCTTGGGGCAGTTGTAGCTTGCACATTGACAAAACTTGTGTTGCGTTTGGCAGAGGTTCAGCCGTCAAAAAGTGAAGTTAATAAAGCATCGACTCAAGTTTTGCTGATTATTGTGTCAATGCTACAACTTGGGCAGTCTTCATTTCTTCCACACCCGATTGATAATGACTCTAACGACCGAATTGTTCTTTGCATAAGATTGCTTTGCAATCCAGGTGAAGAAATGAAGAAAATATGGCTGCAGTCTTGCCGTGAAAGTTTTGTTCAAATGCTTGCTGATAAACAACTGAGGGAAACAGAGGAGCTTAAAGCAAAGGCTCAGGTGTCTCATGCACAACCTGATGATCTCATTGACTTCTATCATTTGAAGAGCAGGAAG GGAATGAGTCAGCTTGAGTTGGAGGATGAGGTTCAAGATGATCTAAAACGGGCCACTGGGGAATTTGTCAAGGAAGGAGATGATGCAAATAAACTGAACCGTATTCTTCAACTAACAGGTTTTAGTGATCCAGTGTATGCTGAAGCTTATGTCACTGTTAATCACTATGATATTGTGCTTGATGTAACCGTTATCAACCGAACGAAAGAAACTCTCCAGAATCTGTGTTTGGAATTGGCAACAATGGGTGACCTTAAACTTGTAGAACGTCCACAGAACTATACTCTTGCCCCTGAATCAAGCAAGCAGATAAAAGCAAACATTAAGGTGTCATCAACGGAGACAGGGGTGATTTTTGGGAACATTGTGTATGAAACTTCAAATGTGATGGAGCGTACTGTTATTGTCCTCAATGATATTCATATTGACATTATGGATTATATATCTCCAGCTGTCTGTAGTGACGCGGCTTTCAGAACTATGTGGGCCGAGTTTGAATGGGAAAATAAG GTTGCTGTCAACACTGTAATTCAAGATGAGAAAGAATTCCTTGAACATATTATCAAATCCACCAACATGAAGTGCCTCACTGCACC GTCTGCACTAGAAGGTGATTGTGGGTTCCTGGCTGCCAACTTATATGCAAAGAGTGTATTTGGAGAGGACGCGTTGGTAAATTTGAGCATAGAGAAGCAAGGAGATGGGAAGCTTAGTGGATATATACGTATTAGGAGCAAAACACAGGGGATTGCTCTAAGCTTGGGAGACAAAATCACCCTTAAGCAGAAGGGAGGTGCCTGA